The following are encoded together in the Scytonema millei VB511283 genome:
- a CDS encoding 4'-phosphopantetheinyl transferase family protein produces the protein MIWRFESLVLPQNEIHVWRASLGSNLTYLQQLVKTLSVDELDRANRFHFETDRNRFIIGRGILRSILSYYLDIEPHQLQFCYGSHGKPALKTCDLLHFNLSHSQDLALYAFTRDRQIGIDLEYIRHIPGLEQIVAQFFSPRERATFLALPSSQQPAAFFHGWTCKEAILKALGDGLSLPLNQFDVSLLPDRPAQLLSINGDRAAAERWLLQSFIPASDYVAAMAIEGHDWKVKCWQWQGLQVKDRDVILPLCEDASFDWHCQVYGDSQS, from the coding sequence ATGATTTGGCGTTTTGAAAGCCTAGTGTTGCCACAAAACGAAATTCACGTTTGGCGTGCTAGCCTCGGCTCAAACTTAACATATTTGCAGCAATTAGTTAAAACCTTATCTGTTGATGAATTAGATCGAGCGAATCGCTTTCATTTTGAAACAGACAGAAACCGTTTTATTATCGGTCGCGGCATACTCAGAAGCATTCTTAGTTACTATTTGGATATTGAACCACACCAATTACAGTTTTGTTACGGCAGTCATGGTAAACCAGCATTGAAGACGTGTGACTTACTGCATTTTAATTTATCTCATTCCCAAGACTTAGCTTTGTATGCTTTTACGCGCGATCGCCAAATTGGGATTGACTTAGAATACATCCGCCATATACCTGGATTAGAGCAAATCGTTGCTCAATTCTTTTCACCTAGAGAACGCGCAACTTTTCTCGCCCTTCCTTCCAGCCAACAGCCAGCAGCCTTTTTTCACGGTTGGACTTGCAAAGAAGCTATCCTCAAAGCACTGGGAGATGGGTTGTCACTTCCTTTAAACCAATTTGATGTTTCACTGCTGCCAGATCGACCTGCCCAACTACTCAGTATAAACGGCGATCGCGCTGCCGCAGAGCGATGGTTGCTTCAGTCGTTTATCCCAGCTTCCGACTATGTTGCAGCTATGGCAATTGAGGGACATGACTGGAAGGTGAAATGCTGGCAGTGGCAAGGATTGCAGGTTAAAGACAGAGATGTCATTCTGCCTCTTTGTGAAGATGCAAGCTTTGACTGGCATTGTCAAGTTTATGGAGACAGCCAGTCGTAG
- a CDS encoding energy transducer TonB — MGSDNIAIQQREKEARSLKTLLACSLVGSIALHVGLLYAGIDKLWQRNFTQPKPIEVVIVDPPKKPEVKKPEPKPEPPKPKPQPRRVQQPRVRQPQRVVRQSPPPKVIKATPKPVPRAVTPPPAPAPSPVATPNPQLRSQLSNLRSDRAEQTKVLTGRGNPQAPSVAPSNTNRTPVAAGPRTVRQPRETGDSGSNTLSCRRCPEPRYPASARRRGVEGTPKVAFFVDRDGNVSNPQLVQSSGDADLDAAALKQVTRWKYNDLKRGRRVVLRVRFVLN; from the coding sequence ATGGGTTCTGATAATATTGCTATCCAGCAGCGAGAGAAAGAAGCGCGATCGCTGAAGACTCTTTTAGCTTGTAGCTTGGTTGGTTCCATAGCTTTGCATGTCGGTCTGCTATATGCAGGTATTGATAAATTATGGCAAAGGAATTTCACCCAGCCAAAACCTATAGAAGTTGTTATCGTCGATCCTCCTAAAAAACCGGAGGTCAAGAAGCCAGAACCTAAACCAGAACCACCAAAACCAAAACCGCAGCCACGGCGGGTACAACAGCCTAGAGTCAGACAGCCTCAACGAGTAGTACGCCAGTCGCCCCCCCCAAAAGTTATTAAGGCTACACCCAAGCCCGTACCGCGCGCTGTGACTCCGCCGCCCGCGCCTGCCCCATCTCCAGTAGCTACACCTAATCCCCAGCTGAGAAGTCAACTATCGAATCTCAGGAGCGATAGGGCAGAACAAACAAAAGTCTTAACTGGTAGAGGCAATCCTCAAGCACCCTCTGTAGCACCTAGTAATACTAACAGAACTCCTGTAGCAGCAGGACCGAGGACTGTCAGACAGCCTAGAGAAACGGGTGATAGTGGTTCCAACACTCTCAGTTGTCGCCGTTGTCCCGAGCCTAGATATCCAGCCAGTGCTAGAAGGCGGGGAGTGGAAGGCACTCCCAAAGTTGCTTTCTTTGTCGATCGAGACGGGAATGTTAGTAACCCGCAGTTAGTACAGTCTAGTGGTGATGCAGACTTAGATGCGGCAGCTCTCAAGCAGGTAACTCGTTGGAAGTATAACGACCTAAAAAGAGGAAGGCGCGTCGTGCTAAGAGTGCGATTCGTCCTCAACTAG
- a CDS encoding TonB-dependent receptor plug domain-containing protein: protein MHLVSCVGLTGIVVTIAAQPVRADIVKVTAVEIQPTASGAEIVLKTTDDESPQVFTSSFGKTFVANLVNTQLQISDRNNLRQINPVKGIAAVTVSETGANSLRIVVTGETELPKVQVRQSQKGLVLSATTFTTTAAQPPATATPPAAETPAQPPKPEVTPNAAQPETPAEGEEQEIVVSATQTEEQIEDVPRSVTVINREQIEKQTANSRDLGEILSKLVPDLTPPRQQYYAPTLRGRNPLVLIDGVPVSSNFTTGFGRDLRTIDPGALERIEVVRGPSAIYGEGASGGVINFITRRPQEEFTSTTEIGTNFSTTHPSDSFGYNFQQGISGAEGNVDYILNLGLTTTGDWFDAEGDRIPIFDSDASNSTTINALGKVGIDITDEQRLQFTFNRFNDTQSYRAVPDPAIFDIPGTQKARALNVGELDFIDTPVLGSFTPLHYGTFWGLPSRILYVFVGLAPLILFVTGFVMWRYRYRGKKIADRIDIAREPVQRH, encoded by the coding sequence ATGCATTTGGTCAGTTGTGTGGGACTGACTGGAATTGTTGTGACTATTGCAGCACAGCCAGTAAGGGCTGATATAGTCAAGGTAACTGCTGTAGAAATTCAGCCGACAGCATCAGGAGCAGAGATTGTCTTAAAAACGACAGATGACGAGTCGCCGCAAGTTTTCACATCTAGTTTTGGCAAAACTTTTGTTGCTAATCTTGTCAATACTCAATTACAAATTTCAGATAGAAATAATTTACGACAAATAAACCCCGTAAAGGGAATTGCAGCCGTGACAGTCAGCGAGACTGGAGCTAATAGTCTCCGTATTGTTGTGACTGGCGAGACAGAATTACCGAAAGTACAGGTACGACAAAGCCAAAAGGGTTTGGTTTTGAGTGCAACGACATTTACAACAACTGCGGCTCAACCGCCAGCAACGGCAACTCCTCCAGCAGCAGAAACTCCAGCTCAACCGCCAAAACCAGAAGTTACCCCAAATGCAGCACAACCAGAGACACCAGCGGAAGGGGAAGAACAGGAAATAGTCGTTTCAGCCACTCAGACAGAAGAACAGATCGAAGATGTACCTCGTAGCGTAACGGTGATTAACCGCGAACAAATTGAAAAACAAACAGCGAATAGTAGAGATTTGGGCGAGATCCTCAGCAAACTCGTTCCTGATCTAACACCACCCAGACAGCAGTACTACGCGCCAACATTGCGGGGACGCAATCCATTAGTTTTGATTGATGGCGTGCCTGTAAGTAGTAACTTTACTACAGGCTTTGGTAGAGACTTAAGAACGATCGACCCAGGAGCGCTCGAACGAATTGAAGTGGTGCGGGGTCCTTCTGCGATTTACGGTGAAGGGGCAAGTGGTGGGGTGATTAACTTCATTACTCGCAGACCGCAAGAGGAATTTACTTCTACTACTGAAATTGGGACTAATTTTTCTACCACGCATCCATCAGATAGTTTTGGCTACAACTTTCAGCAGGGAATTTCTGGTGCTGAGGGCAATGTTGATTACATCCTCAATCTTGGCTTGACAACCACTGGTGATTGGTTTGATGCTGAGGGCGATCGCATTCCGATTTTCGACTCCGATGCTAGCAACAGCACTACTATCAATGCTTTAGGGAAAGTCGGGATAGATATAACTGACGAGCAACGCTTGCAATTTACATTTAATCGTTTCAATGATACGCAGAGCTACAGAGCTGTTCCAGATCCGGCTATATTCGACATCCCAGGCACTCAGAAAGCCCGCGCTCTCAATGTGGGTGAATTAGATTTTATTGATACGCCAGTCCTCGGATCTTTTACGCCTTTGCACTACGGCACGTTTTGGGGACTACCCAGCCGGATTCTTTACGTATTTGTCGGACTTGCACCCCTAATTCTGTTTGTTACTGGCTTCGTCATGTGGCGCTACCGTTATCGAGGCAAAAAAATTGCAGATCGAATAGATATTGCGAGAGAACCAGTACAACGACATTAA
- a CDS encoding cation diffusion facilitator family transporter, which yields MLNSHSHHGHSHNDIHGCTCHTLSNYDRKIKLLWTALIAIASFAAIEFGVGYWSHSLALQAESGHLLSDSFALALSLLAAWFVQRQAAKGENFAHMRIEAIAAVLNGLGLVAIAVWIAIESVSRLQSPPTEILSLPMLVTAGVGLGVNGFNVFLLHDSSHHDLNVRGAFLHILADLISSIGVIVAAIAIWLMHWLWVDGAVGLFVSSLIFISAIPLIIQSLTSIRNKVSLE from the coding sequence ATGCTTAATTCTCATTCTCATCATGGTCATTCTCATAATGATATCCACGGCTGCACTTGTCATACACTGAGCAACTACGATCGCAAAATTAAATTATTATGGACGGCACTCATCGCGATCGCCAGTTTTGCCGCAATTGAGTTTGGTGTTGGCTATTGGAGTCATAGTTTAGCTTTACAAGCTGAATCCGGTCATTTGCTGTCAGATAGCTTTGCTTTGGCTTTATCACTGCTAGCAGCCTGGTTTGTACAGCGACAAGCAGCTAAAGGAGAAAATTTTGCCCATATGCGGATCGAAGCTATCGCCGCTGTACTCAATGGTTTGGGACTGGTAGCAATCGCCGTTTGGATTGCAATTGAATCTGTCTCTCGCCTCCAGTCTCCACCGACAGAAATCCTCAGTTTACCGATGTTGGTAACTGCTGGGGTAGGTTTGGGAGTCAATGGGTTTAATGTCTTTTTACTGCACGACAGCAGCCATCACGATCTCAACGTCCGAGGTGCTTTTCTGCATATTTTGGCAGATTTAATTAGTTCGATCGGCGTAATTGTAGCAGCGATCGCTATCTGGCTCATGCATTGGTTATGGGTAGATGGCGCAGTTGGTTTATTTGTATCCAGTTTGATATTTATTAGTGCCATTCCTTTAATTATTCAAAGTCTCACTTCAATTCGGAACAAAGTGAGCCTTGAGTAG
- the xth gene encoding exodeoxyribonuclease III, translating to MKIATWNVNSVRTRLEQVIDWLRQTPVDVLCLQETKVVDADFPRSPFEHLGYYVYTSGQKSYNGVAILCQQPLQDVSTGFAPLLVESGSVESELLVALDEQKRVITGTLDRVRIVNLYVPNGAAVGSEKYDYKLGWLKVLREYLRSQLLVSPAMCVCGDFNIAPDERDLHDPDKLTGQIMASEPERQALREILALGFADAFRKFIAEGGHYSWWDYRTAAFRRNLGWRIDHLYLSPELYQQAIACWIDPTPRKLPKPSDHTPVVVEF from the coding sequence ATGAAGATTGCCACTTGGAATGTGAACTCGGTTCGTACCCGCCTAGAGCAGGTGATAGATTGGTTAAGACAAACTCCAGTAGATGTACTGTGTTTACAAGAAACCAAAGTCGTAGATGCAGATTTTCCGCGATCGCCCTTCGAGCATCTAGGTTACTATGTATACACTTCTGGGCAAAAGTCCTATAACGGCGTTGCTATCCTCTGCCAACAGCCGTTACAAGACGTGAGTACTGGGTTTGCACCACTGTTAGTAGAGAGCGGTAGTGTAGAATCTGAGTTACTCGTAGCTTTAGACGAGCAAAAGCGAGTTATTACAGGTACGCTCGATCGCGTCCGCATCGTTAATCTTTACGTCCCTAATGGTGCGGCAGTGGGTAGTGAAAAATATGATTATAAGTTAGGGTGGTTAAAAGTCCTGCGGGAATATTTGCGATCGCAATTGCTCGTTTCTCCGGCAATGTGTGTTTGCGGTGATTTTAATATTGCTCCCGACGAGCGAGATCTGCACGATCCAGACAAGCTGACAGGTCAAATTATGGCATCAGAACCAGAACGTCAAGCCTTGCGGGAGATTTTAGCACTAGGGTTTGCCGATGCCTTTCGCAAATTTATCGCAGAAGGCGGACACTATAGCTGGTGGGACTACCGCACCGCAGCATTCCGCCGCAATTTAGGTTGGCGGATCGATCATCTATACTTATCGCCAGAATTGTACCAGCAGGCGATCGCGTGTTGGATCGATCCCACACCACGGAAGCTACCTAAGCCTAGCGACCATACACCAGTTGTTGTCGAATTCTAA
- a CDS encoding DUF1816 domain-containing protein, whose amino-acid sequence MKLIDQIKQVFAGFRVAQETDWWVEIITTKPHCTYYFGPFSSHDEAKAAYPGYVEDLDGEGAQGIAIVIKRCQPTELTICDEEEIQDN is encoded by the coding sequence ATGAAATTAATAGACCAGATTAAACAAGTATTTGCTGGGTTTAGGGTAGCGCAGGAGACTGATTGGTGGGTAGAAATCATTACAACGAAGCCTCACTGCACCTATTATTTTGGACCTTTCTCAAGCCACGATGAAGCAAAAGCAGCTTATCCAGGCTACGTTGAAGACCTTGATGGCGAAGGCGCGCAAGGAATTGCAATCGTTATCAAGCGCTGCCAACCTACGGAGTTAACCATTTGTGACGAAGAGGAAATACAGGATAACTAG